Proteins from a genomic interval of Sulfurospirillum oryzae:
- a CDS encoding phosphoribosylaminoimidazole synthetase, with amino-acid sequence MICAEKLQRLTMALVLFIACCLMSAGSIYGTMLLGFVIAMIVVWAITDFCPSIWLFTKLVGQCKSSR; translated from the coding sequence ATGATCTGTGCTGAAAAACTCCAACGTTTGACGATGGCTTTGGTCTTGTTTATCGCGTGCTGTTTGATGAGTGCAGGCTCAATTTATGGCACGATGCTCCTTGGATTTGTTATCGCTATGATTGTTGTTTGGGCCATTACTGATTTTTGTCCTTCTATTTGGCTTTTTACCAAGCTTGTAGGGCAGTGCAAAAGTAGCCGATAA
- a CDS encoding endonuclease/exonuclease/phosphatase family protein yields MIRFCLLFLPLLLCALEFKVATYNVENLFDAKSDGNEYEEYIPNNKHGWSDAMLQIKITNIARVIADVNADIIALEEVENRAVLEKLNAALGSKAYPYTFYPNKKERVNIETALLSRFPIEKTSSLFMKDQARGIHRVTLKIDNKTLDVFINHWPAQKEKEDERLMYATTLHNFLIKEEKGKEYLLLGDFNSPYQVQKDWGMGLVNVLNAGDKNAFLYNLWYDLPQDQRYSHSYGKQKSTLDHILIPKTLSDGKGIDYIPSSLTVFKKPYMLDDKNDPKRWQISDRGRGVHQGEGFSDHFPITATFHTLAF; encoded by the coding sequence TTGATCCGTTTTTGCCTTCTTTTTCTTCCTCTTCTTCTCTGTGCTTTAGAATTTAAAGTTGCAACCTACAATGTCGAAAACCTCTTTGATGCCAAAAGTGATGGGAATGAGTACGAAGAGTACATCCCTAATAACAAGCATGGTTGGAGTGATGCGATGTTACAGATCAAAATTACCAATATTGCTCGTGTGATTGCTGATGTTAATGCCGATATTATAGCACTTGAAGAAGTCGAAAACAGAGCCGTTCTTGAAAAGCTCAATGCTGCTTTAGGGAGTAAGGCATACCCTTATACCTTTTACCCTAACAAAAAAGAGCGTGTGAACATTGAAACAGCACTTCTTTCACGTTTTCCTATTGAAAAAACATCGTCACTTTTTATGAAAGATCAAGCGCGAGGGATTCATCGAGTGACACTTAAAATTGACAACAAAACTTTAGATGTTTTTATCAACCATTGGCCTGCGCAAAAAGAGAAAGAAGATGAGCGTTTGATGTATGCCACCACGTTGCATAATTTTCTCATCAAAGAAGAAAAGGGTAAAGAGTATCTTCTTTTAGGCGACTTCAACTCTCCTTATCAGGTTCAAAAAGATTGGGGAATGGGGTTGGTCAATGTGCTGAATGCCGGAGATAAAAATGCGTTTTTATACAATCTTTGGTATGACTTGCCACAAGATCAACGCTATTCGCATAGTTATGGCAAACAAAAAAGCACATTAGATCATATTCTTATTCCTAAAACGCTGAGTGATGGCAAAGGCATTGACTACATACCTTCATCGTTAACCGTCTTTAAAAAACCTTATATGCTTGATGATAAAAATGATCCAAAACGCTGGCAAATAAGCGATAGAGGCAGAGGTGTTCATCAAGGAGAGGGCTTTTCAGATCATTTTCCCATAACTGCAACTTTCCATACATTAGCGTTTTAA
- a CDS encoding carbonic anhydrase, which produces MKIADLISGYEKFKDTKFKKYENKFLDLVKNGQNPKVLFIACSDSRVDPSLITLASPGDLFVLRNIGNFVPPFAPDNDYHATAAGIEYAVSVLEVTDIIICGHSHCGAIETMYTHITDINLVHVKKWLELGLDAKNYVTQKLSKDVSHAKRLELTEKISLLFQSKNLLTYPDVQKRVNEGELFIRSWYYHLETGELEYFNTESGEFEPMIGSEN; this is translated from the coding sequence ATGAAGATAGCAGATCTAATTAGTGGGTATGAAAAGTTCAAAGATACCAAATTTAAAAAGTATGAAAATAAGTTTTTGGATCTTGTTAAAAATGGTCAAAACCCAAAGGTTCTATTTATTGCCTGCAGTGATTCGAGGGTTGACCCTTCTTTAATTACACTTGCTTCTCCGGGAGATCTTTTTGTACTCCGTAACATTGGTAACTTTGTGCCTCCCTTTGCCCCCGATAACGACTATCACGCTACTGCTGCGGGCATTGAGTATGCGGTTTCTGTTCTTGAGGTAACCGACATCATCATTTGTGGGCATTCGCATTGTGGGGCTATTGAAACGATGTATACCCATATTACTGACATTAATTTAGTCCATGTCAAAAAGTGGCTTGAATTAGGACTTGATGCTAAAAACTATGTGACACAAAAACTGAGTAAAGATGTAAGTCATGCAAAACGACTTGAATTAACCGAGAAAATTTCGCTTCTTTTCCAGTCCAAAAATCTTTTAACCTATCCTGATGTGCAAAAGAGAGTCAATGAAGGTGAGCTTTTTATAAGGTCGTGGTATTATCATTTAGAAACAGGTGAGTTAGAGTATTTTAACACTGAATCAGGTGAGTTTGAGCCGATGATCGGGAGTGAGAATTGA
- a CDS encoding pyrimidine/purine nucleoside phosphorylase: MLEFKNVTVVKKANVYFDGKVISHTVKFEDGTTKTLGFMQVGDYTFNTGAAEVMEFLSGELSVELPNQKEPLVIHGQATFEVPANSSFTLHVTSIADYCCSYAQ; encoded by the coding sequence ATGTTAGAATTTAAAAATGTAACTGTTGTTAAAAAAGCCAATGTTTATTTTGATGGAAAGGTGATTAGCCACACTGTCAAATTTGAAGATGGAACAACCAAAACACTTGGTTTTATGCAAGTGGGAGACTATACCTTTAATACAGGTGCTGCAGAAGTCATGGAGTTTTTAAGTGGTGAGCTTAGTGTTGAACTTCCAAACCAAAAAGAGCCTTTAGTGATTCATGGACAAGCAACATTTGAAGTACCAGCAAACTCTAGCTTCACGTTACATGTAACCTCTATTGCAGACTACTGTTGTTCTTACGCTCAATAA